In the Hordeum vulgare subsp. vulgare chromosome 7H, MorexV3_pseudomolecules_assembly, whole genome shotgun sequence genome, one interval contains:
- the LOC123407350 gene encoding 60S ribosomal protein L7-1-like, producing the protein MAEEEGTQQLPFVRETVLKKRKQNEEWATKNRERKAAKRQRRRHDAKGAIKRPEDFVREFRNKELDFLRMRTRLKVRKLRPAEPVHANLLFAIRIPGTADLHPQIRKILARLRLTQVLTGVFLKATEANLKRLAAVGPFVTYGFPNLKNVKELIYKKGRGYFDKEPFPLTSNDLIEKALGEHGVICLEDVVHEISTVGPHFRETASFLMPFKLKCPERRLQMKKKPFKDGGDSGNRGDKINELLEKLN; encoded by the exons atggcggaggaggaggggacgcAGCAGCTGCCGTTCGTGCGGGAGACGGTcctgaagaagaggaagcagaacGAGGAGTGGGCCACCAAGAACCGGGAGCGCAAGGCGGCCAAGAggcagcgccgccgccacgacgCCAAGGGCGCCATCAAGCGCCCCGAGGACTTCGTCAGGGAGTTCCGCAACAAGGAGCTCGACTTCCTGCGGATGCGCACGCGCCTCAAGGTCCGCAAGCTGCGCCCCGCCGAGCCCGTACACGCCAACCTGCTCTTCGCCATCCGCATCCCAGG CACTGCCGACTTGCACCCGCAAATCAGGAAGATCTTGGCCAGGCTGCGGCTGACCCAGGTCCTCACAGGAGTCTTCCTCAAGGCCACCGAGGCAAACCTCAAGAGGCTTGCTGCTGTTGGGCCGTTTGTCACCTATGG GTTCCCCAATTTGAAGAATGTGAAGGAGCTTATCTACAAGAAGGGTCGCGGGTATTTCGACAAGGAGCCTTTCCCCCTTACCAGCAATGATCTAATCGAGAAG GCTCTTGGAGAACACGGCGTCATATGTTTAGAAGATGTCGTACACGAAATCTCCACGGTCGGGCCGCACTTCAGGGAAACGGCGAGCTTTCTCATGCCCTTCAAGCTCAAGTGTCCGGAGAGGAGGCTGCAGATGAAGAAGAAACCCTTCAAGGATGGTGGCGACTCGGGCAACCGCGGGGACAAGATCAACGAGCTACTCGAGAAGCTGAACTGA